The nucleotide sequence CTGCTCGACGTGCCGGGCCGGTGGGGCCGGCGGGACGTGATCGGCAGCGGGCTGGCCCACGTCGACCGCTGACCCGCGTCACGCCGCGCGGCCGGTGCCGCCGGCCGCGCCAACCGTTGCCCTTGCCAGGACGTCGGGAGTGCTTAGACTCTGCTGACTCCGCCGAAGTCCCCCCGGGCGGTGCACCGGGGTGACTGTCGGCGTCCGTCCTGGTCAGCACGCTGACCTCCGCCTCGGAGAGCCGATGAAGAGCCGTACCGCCGCCGTCGTGGTCGCGATCTGCGCCACCGCCGCCCTCACCGCCTGCGGTGACGACGACCCCACCCCGGAGGGCACTCAGGTCCCGGTGACCGCCACCGACACCAGTTGCGAGGTCGCCACCACCCTCTTCACTCCGGGCGCGGTCACCTTCGCGGTCACCAACCGGGGGCAGCAGGCCACCGGCGTCTACCTGTACGGCCGTACCCGGAAGGGGTTCACCAAGGTGGTCGCCGAGACGGCGGAGGTCGCACCGGGGAAGACCGGCGACCTGAGTGCCACCCTCGCCACCGGCCTGTACGAGGTCGCCTGCAAGCCCGGCCGGCAGGGCGACGGCGTGCGGTCCCGGATCACGGTCTCCGACGACGGCACCGTGGCCAGCGCCGCGGCCGAGACGGCGTACGACCGGGAGGTCGCCGTCGAGCTGACCGGGGCCGGGATCACCGGCGCGGACGGGCTGATCGCCGAGCCCGGTGAGAAGATCCAGTTCAAGGTGACCAACAAGACCACCGGCGCCGGGACGCTGGAGGTGCTCAACCCGGACCGCAAGCGGGCCGCGGAGGTCAAGGTGGCGGCGAACGGGACGGCCGTGGCGGTCGTGACGTTCGTCGACGTCGGCGGGTGGACCCTGAAGGTCAAGGGCGACGGCGTGCACCCGGCGACCAAGCCGCTCGTGGTGCGCTGACCATGCGCGCCACCGTGATCCACGGCCCGAACGACATCCGGGTCGAGGAGGTGCCCGACGCCGCCGTCCGCACCCCCACCGACGCCGTCGTCCGCACCGTGCTGGCCTGCATCTGCGGCAGCGACCTGTGGGCGTACCGGGGGGTGGCGAAGCGGCAGCCGGGTCAGCGCATCGGGCACGAGTTCCTCGGCGTGGTCGAGGCAGTCGGTGCCGAGGTCGGCTCGGTGCGGGTCGGTGACCTCGTGGTGGCGCCGTTCGTCTGGTCCGACGGCACCTGCGACTTCTGCCGCGAAGGGCTGCACACCTCCTGCCCGGACGGCGGCTTCTGGGGCTCCGTCGGCTCGGACGGCGGCCAGGGCGAGGCCGTCCGGGTCCCGCACGCCGACGGCACCCTGGTGAAGCTGCCCAACGAGGCGGCCGGCGACCAGCGGCTGCTCACCGCGCTGCTGGCGCTCTCCGACGTGCTGGCCACCGGCCACCACGCGGCGCTCGCCGCCCGGGTCCGCCCGGGCGCCACCGTCGCCGTGGTCGGTGACGGCGCGGTCGGGCTCTGCGGCGTGCTCGCCGCGAAGCGGCTCGGCGCGGAGCGAGTCATCGCGCTGGGCCGGCACGCCGCCCGCACCGACATCGCCCGTTCCTTCGGGGCCACCGACGTGGTCGCCGAGCGCGGCGAGGCGGCGATCGCCGCGGTGCGGGAGCTGACCAGGGGGTACGGCGCGCACGCCGTGCTGGAGGCGGTCGGCACCGAGGATTCGATGCGGACCGCCATCTCCATTGCCCGCGACGGCGGGGCGGTCGGCTACGTCGGCGTACCGCACGGCGGCAGCGCCGGTGTGGACATCCAGCAGATGTTCGACCGCAACGTGGCCGTCGCCGGCGGCGTCGCGCCGGCCCGGGCGTACATCCCGGAGCTGCTGGCCGACGTGCTGAACGGCACCGTCGACCCGTCCCCGGTCTTCGACCGGTCGGTGACCCTCGACGGGGTGCCGGAGGGCTACCGGGCCATGGACGAGCGGACCGCGCTGAAGGTGCGCATCACGTTCTGAGCCACGGCGGCCGGGGTGGGGGTGTCGCCCCTGGTGAGCGGCGTGGTTCGTGCCGTACGGTGCTCGCCGTGACCGCGCACGATCATGTACCGCCCGGCCCGGTGGCCGTGCTCGCCAACCCGACCGCCGGCCGGGGACGGCACCGTGGCCTGCTGCCCCGGCTGCTGGAGGGGTTGGGCGGCGCCGGCCGGCCGGTGGAGCTGTTGTCGGCGCGTACCCCGGAGGAGGCGGAGGCGGCGTGCCACGCCGCGGTCGCGGGCGGCGCCGGCGCGCTGGTCGCCGTCGGCGGGGACGGCACCGTGCACCGGGCGTTGCAGGCCGTCGCCGGCACGGCGGTGCCGTTCGGCCCGGTGCCCGCCGGCACCGGCAACGACTTCGCCGTGGACACCGGCTTCCCGGCCGACCCCCTCGCCGCCGTGGCGGTGATCGCCGACGCGCTGCACGCCGGCCGCACCCACCCGGTCGACCTGGCCCGGCTCACCACCCCAAGCGGCGACGACCGCTGGTACGGCGCCGTCCTGGCCGCCGGCTTCGACGCGATCGTCAACGAGCGGGCCAACCGGATGCGCTGGCCGCGCGGCCCGCGCCGCTACGACCTGGCCATCCTCGTCGAGCTGGCCCGGCTGCGGCCGCGCCGCTACCGGCTGCGCCTCGACGGCGTGGCCCACGAGGTCGACGCCGTGCTGGTGGCGGTCGGCAACGCGGCCAGCTACGGCGGGGGCATGCGCATCTGCCCCGACGCCGACCCGCACGACGGCCTGCTGGACGTGGTGGTGGGCGGCCGCTTCGACCGGCGCACCCTCATGCGGGTCAAGCCCCGCATCTACCAGGGCACCCACGTCACGCACCCGCTGGTGCGCAGCTACCGGGCCCGGACCGTCGAGCTGGACGCCGAGGGCATCACCACGTACGTCGACGGGGAGCGGGCGTTCGACCTTCCCGTGCGGGTCAGCGCGGTGCCGGCGGCGGTGCGGCTGCTGCGCTGACCAGCGCGCCGCCCTCGGCGCCCGGCCCGGCGGGCGGCGGCGCGGCGGCCGGGGTGCCGGCCCGTACCGCGCCGATGCTCGCGGCGATCACCAGGGCGATGGCGAGCACCTCCACGGGGTGCAGCGCCTGGCCGAGCACCAGCCATCCCGCCAGCGCGGCGATGGCCGGCCCGAGGCTCATGAGCACGGCGAAGGTCGCCGTGGGCAGCCGCCGCAGCGCCAGCAGCTCCAGGGTGTACGGCAGCACCGAGGCGAGCAGGGCCAGCCCGGTGCCGAGCCCCAGCACCGCCGGGTGCCACAGCCGGCCGCCCGAGCCCACCAACCCGACGGGCAGGGTGATGAGCGCGGCCACCGCGAGCGCCAGGGCCAGCCCGTCGGCCCGCGGGAACCGCCCGCCGACCCGGGCCGAGCAGACGATGTACGCGGCCCACAGCGCGCCCGCGGCCAGCGCCAGCGCGGCGCCGACCGGGTCCAGCCGGTCGAACCCGCCCTGGCCGAGCAGGGCCACGCCGGCCAGCGCCAGCCCGGCCCAGCACCAGGCGGCCAGCCGCCGGGCGGTGACCACGGACAGCGCCAGCGGCCCGAGCACCTCCAGGGTCACGGCGGGCCCCAGCGGGATCCGCTCGATCGCCTGGTAGAAGATCGAGTTCATGCCCGCCAGGGCCAGCCCGAAGGCGACCACGGCCGCCCAGTCGCCCCGGCCGTGCCCGCGCAGCCGGGGGCGGCACACGGCCAGCATGAGCAGCGCGCCGATCGTCAGCCGCAGGGTGACCGCGCCGGCCACCCCGGTACGCGGGAACAGCAGCGCGGCCACCGCCGAGCCGAACTGCACCGAGAGCGCCCCGCCGAGCACCAGCCCGACCGCGCCGAGCCGGCCGCCGGAGAGCCGTCCGGTGACCCGGGGACGAAAGGAGCGGTCGGGCGTCATGCCGTTACGCTAGCGCCGCTGGCCAGCCGCGATGCGCCCGGGCCGCCCGGCGTCCAGGCCCCCGGGCCGCCCGGTGCCGTCAGTTCCGCAGCGCCAGGTCCAGCACGGCGCCCAGCCCGTTCGGCCGGCCCGGGTCCGCGCAGGGCAGCACCAGCACGGCGCAGCCCGCGGCCACCGCACCCGCGTCGGCGCGGGTGTCACCCACCATGAGCGTGCGCTCCGGGTCCACCCCGAGCATGCCGCACGCCCGCAGGAAGATCCCCGGGTCCGGCTTGCAGCGCCCCACCTCGTACGACAGGGCCCAGGCGTCGATGAGTTCGTCCAGCTTCCAGGCGGCGAACAACGGCCGCAGGTCGAAGCCGATGTTGCTGACCACCGCCACCTTCACCCCGGCCTCCCGGAGCGCGCCGAGCACCGGCTCGGTGTCCGGGTACGGCACCCAGCCCTCGGGAACCAGCACCCGCTCGTAGAGCGCGTCGGCGAACCCGTCGATGCCGGCATCCACCGTCTCGGCCAGCCCGGTGTAGGCGCCCCGGTGGGCGTGCGGGTAGAGATCCCGGTCGGACCACAGCTCGGCCAGCCGGGGCGGCACCCGGGCCGGCAGCGGCCCGCCCGCCCGGCCGGCCGTGAGCAGCCGGTCGGCCAGCGCCGTGGCGCGCACCCGGTCCAGCTCGACCCCGCAGGCCGCCGCGGCGGCGAGCACCCACTCGCGGGGCTCCTCCACCTGCGCGAGGGTGCCGTGGAAGTCGAAGAGCACCGCCTCCACGGGCCGACGGGACGGGCTCGGGCGGACGGCGTCGTCGGCGCCGCGCGAGACTCGGGGCGGTTGGGCATGATCCGGCACGTCGTGCACCCTACCGACCCGCTCCGACCCACCTGCCGGACGGCCTTGGCCGGTGGTCGTCGTGCGCACCGATTAATCTTGGGGACATGTCGAGCCCCGCCGAGCGGTACGCCGCGGCGCGCCGCCGGGCCGCGCAGGCCTCCGCCTTCCCGGCCCTGGACGAATTCGCCCGCGACCTGGGGTTCGACCTCGACGACTTCCAGCGGGAGGCGTGCGAGTCCCTGGAACGGGGAAGCGGTGTGCTGGTCTGCGCCCCCACCGGCGCCGGCAAGACCGTGGTGGGCGAGTTCGCCGTACACCTGGCGCTGCGCGGCACGCCCGGGAAGCCGGCGGCCGCCGACGGGGGCGGCGGGCCGACCACCCGGCGCAAGTGCTTCTACACCACGCCCATCAAGGCGCTGTCCAACCAGAAGTACCACGACCTGGTCGACCGCTACGGCGCCGAGCAGGTCGGCCTGCTCACCGGCGACAACGCGATCAACGGCGACGCGCCCGTGGTGGTGATGACCACCGAGGTGCTGCGCAACATGCTCTACGCCGGGTCGGCCACCCTCGAGGGCCTGGCCTACGTGGTGATGGACGAGGTGCACTACCTCGCCGACCGGTTCCGCGGCGGCGTGTGGGAAGAGGTGATCATCCACCTGCCCGCGTCGGTCACCCTCGTCTCGCTCTCCGCCACCGTCTCCAACGCCGAGGAGTTCGCCGACTGGCTGGTCACGGTCCGCGGGGAGACCGCCGTGGTGGTCAGCGAGCACCGCCCGGTGCCGCTCTGGCAGCACATGCTCGTCGGCAAGCGGATGTTCGACCTGTTCCACGACGCCGACGCGGCCCGCAAGCACGACGTCCACCCCGAGCTGCTGCGCTACACCCGCGACACGGTGCGCCGGCTGGAGCTGGGGGAGGGGCGCAGCGCCGGTCCCGGCGCCGGCCGGCGGGGGCCGCGCTGGCGGGGCCCGATGCGCCCCGACATCGTCGAGCGGCTGGACCGGGAGAACCTGCTCCCGGCGATCCTGTTCATCTTCAGCCGGGCCGGCTGCCAGGCGGCCGTCCAGCAGTGCCTGGCCGCCGGGCTGCGGCTCACCTCGCCCGAGGAGCGCGCCGAGATCCGCGAGGTGGTCGAGGCGCGGATCACCGCCATCCCGGGCGAGGACCTGACCGTGCTGGGCTACTGGGAGTGGCTCGACGGGCTAGAGCGCGGGCTCGCCGCCCACCACGCTGGCATGCTGCCCGCGTTCAAGGAGGTCGTCGAGGAGCTGTTCGTCCGCGGCCTGGTGAAGGCGGTCTTCGCCACCGAGACGCTCGCGCTGGGCATCAACATGCCGGCCCGCTGCGTGGTGCTGGAGCGGCTCGTCAAGTTCAACGGCGAGGCGCACGTCGACCTCACCCCGGGGGAGTACACCCAGCTCACCGGGCGGGCCGGCCGGCGCGGCATCGACGTCGAGGGGCACGCCGTGGTGGTCTGGTCGCCGGAGACCGACCCGCGGCACGTCGCCGGCCTCGCCTCGACCCGCACCTACCCGCTTCGGTCCAGCTTCCGCCCCTCCTACAACATGGCCGTCAACCTGGTCGGCACGGTCGGCGCGGAGCCGGCGCGCGCCCTGCTGGAGTCCTCCTTCGCGCAGTTCCAGGCCGACCGGTCGGTGGTCGGGCTGGCCCGGCAGGTGCAGCGCAACACCGAGACCATCGAGGCGTACGGCGCCGAGGCCGCCTGCCACCAGGGTGACTTCGACGAGTACTTCGCCCTGCGGGTGGCCATCGCCGACCGGGAGCGCGCCATCGCGCGCCAGGGCCAGACCCAGCGCAAGGCGGCGGCCGTGGCCTCGCTGGAGCGGCTGCGGGTGGGCGACGTCATCCGGGTGCCGTCGGGCCGGCGGGCCGGCCTGGCGGTGGTGCTCGACCCGGCCACCGGCGGCTTCGGCGAGCCCCGCCCGCTGGTTCTCACGCAGGACCGGTGGGCCGGGCGGGTCAGCCCCGGCGACTTCACCACCCCGGCCGAGGTGCTCGCCCGGATCCGGGTGCCCAAGCACTTCAACCACCGCTCGCCGGCGGCCCGGCGCGACCTGGCCGCCGAGGTCAGCGGCACCGGCCTCGACCGGCACGGCGGCCGCCGGGGTGGCCGCTCCCGGCAGGCGGTCGGTGAGGACCACCGGCTCAGCCAGCTTCGCACCGAGCTGCGCCGGCACCCCTGCCACGCCTGCCCCGACCGGGAGGAGCACGCCCGCTGGGCCGAGCGGCGGCGCCGCCTGGAACGCGACACCGAGGAGCTGCGCCAGCGGGTGGCCGGGCGGACCGGCTCGCTGGCCCGCACCTTCGACCGGATCGTCGCGCTGCTGACCGCGCGCGGCTACCTGTCCGCCGACGGCGAGGTCACCGACGCGGGCCGGATGCTGGGCCGGATCTGGACCGAGGCCGACCTGCTCGTCGCCGAGTGCCTGCGCCGCAAGGTGTGGGACGGGCTCTCCCCGGCCGAGCTGGCCGCCGCCGTCTCGGTGGTGGTCTTCGAGGCCCGCCGGGACGTCGACGAGCGGGCGTCGCTGCCGCGCGGCGCGGTCGCCGACGCCGTCGACGAGACGCTGAAGCTGTGGGGCGACATCGAGGCGGACGAGGCCTCCCGCGGCCTGACGGTCACCCGCGAGCCCGACCTCGGCTTCGCCTGGCCGATCTACCGCTGGGCCCGCGGTGAGGCCCTCGCCAAGGTGCTGGCCAGCGGGCACCAGTTCGACGGCGAGATGCCGGCCGGTGACTTCGTCCGCTGGGCCCGCCAGGTGGTCGACCTGCTCGGCCAGCTCGCCGACTCCGGCGGCGCCTCCACCGAGCTGCGTGCCACCGCCCGGCAGGCGATCGCCGAGGTCAACCGCGGGGTGCTGGCCTACCACGCCGCCGCCTGATCGGTTCCGGTCAGCGTGGCCGGAGAATCGACGCACGCTCCGTCACTGTGACACCACCGCCCGACACGACCGGGGGGTGGTGTCACACGCGTTCGGCGGAACCCCGATGATTGCCGAGGCGCAAGTGTTACGCGCCGGTAGCCCAACTGGGGGGAGGCCGTCATGGCAGAGATCAATCACTTCGAGTACGGGTGGATCACCCCCACGCTCAGTTACGCGCTCTCCGTGCTCGGCTCGGTGATCGGGCTGGTCTGCGCCGGGCGGATCCGGACCGCCACCGGCGCCGGCCAGCGCGCCTGGTGGGGGCTGCTGGCCGCCTGGTCGCTGGGCGGTACGGCGATCTGGGCCATGCACTTCATGGCCATGCTCGGCTTCGCCGTCGAGGGCACCCGGATCCGGTACGACGTCCCGCTGACCGCCGCCAGCACGGCGATCGCCGTGGCCGCCGTCGGCATCGGCCTGGCCATCGTGGGCACCGGCCGGCTGTCGGCGGTCCGGCTCATCGCCGGCGGCCTGTTCACCGGCGCCGGTGTGGCCGCCATGCACTACACGGGGATGGCCGCCATGCGGCTGGACGGCACCCTCGGCTACGACCGGGCCCGGGTGGGGCTCTCCGTGGCCATCGCCGTCGTGGCGGCCACGGTGGCGCTCTGGCTCTCGATGACCGTGCGCCGGGGCCTGGCCATCGCCGTCTCCGCCCTGGTCATGGGCATCGCCGTCAACGGCATGCACTTCACCGGGATGAGCGCCCTGTCGGTGCACCCGCACGAGCGGCGCGGCGAGCTGACCGGCACCGAGGTGGGCAGCCTGCTCGTGCCG is from Micromonospora terminaliae and encodes:
- a CDS encoding DEAD/DEAH box helicase; amino-acid sequence: MSSPAERYAAARRRAAQASAFPALDEFARDLGFDLDDFQREACESLERGSGVLVCAPTGAGKTVVGEFAVHLALRGTPGKPAAADGGGGPTTRRKCFYTTPIKALSNQKYHDLVDRYGAEQVGLLTGDNAINGDAPVVVMTTEVLRNMLYAGSATLEGLAYVVMDEVHYLADRFRGGVWEEVIIHLPASVTLVSLSATVSNAEEFADWLVTVRGETAVVVSEHRPVPLWQHMLVGKRMFDLFHDADAARKHDVHPELLRYTRDTVRRLELGEGRSAGPGAGRRGPRWRGPMRPDIVERLDRENLLPAILFIFSRAGCQAAVQQCLAAGLRLTSPEERAEIREVVEARITAIPGEDLTVLGYWEWLDGLERGLAAHHAGMLPAFKEVVEELFVRGLVKAVFATETLALGINMPARCVVLERLVKFNGEAHVDLTPGEYTQLTGRAGRRGIDVEGHAVVVWSPETDPRHVAGLASTRTYPLRSSFRPSYNMAVNLVGTVGAEPARALLESSFAQFQADRSVVGLARQVQRNTETIEAYGAEAACHQGDFDEYFALRVAIADRERAIARQGQTQRKAAAVASLERLRVGDVIRVPSGRRAGLAVVLDPATGGFGEPRPLVLTQDRWAGRVSPGDFTTPAEVLARIRVPKHFNHRSPAARRDLAAEVSGTGLDRHGGRRGGRSRQAVGEDHRLSQLRTELRRHPCHACPDREEHARWAERRRRLERDTEELRQRVAGRTGSLARTFDRIVALLTARGYLSADGEVTDAGRMLGRIWTEADLLVAECLRRKVWDGLSPAELAAAVSVVVFEARRDVDERASLPRGAVADAVDETLKLWGDIEADEASRGLTVTREPDLGFAWPIYRWARGEALAKVLASGHQFDGEMPAGDFVRWARQVVDLLGQLADSGGASTELRATARQAIAEVNRGVLAYHAAA
- a CDS encoding HAD family hydrolase codes for the protein MPDHAQPPRVSRGADDAVRPSPSRRPVEAVLFDFHGTLAQVEEPREWVLAAAAACGVELDRVRATALADRLLTAGRAGGPLPARVPPRLAELWSDRDLYPHAHRGAYTGLAETVDAGIDGFADALYERVLVPEGWVPYPDTEPVLGALREAGVKVAVVSNIGFDLRPLFAAWKLDELIDAWALSYEVGRCKPDPGIFLRACGMLGVDPERTLMVGDTRADAGAVAAGCAVLVLPCADPGRPNGLGAVLDLALRN
- a CDS encoding diacylglycerol kinase family protein; the encoded protein is MLAVTAHDHVPPGPVAVLANPTAGRGRHRGLLPRLLEGLGGAGRPVELLSARTPEEAEAACHAAVAGGAGALVAVGGDGTVHRALQAVAGTAVPFGPVPAGTGNDFAVDTGFPADPLAAVAVIADALHAGRTHPVDLARLTTPSGDDRWYGAVLAAGFDAIVNERANRMRWPRGPRRYDLAILVELARLRPRRYRLRLDGVAHEVDAVLVAVGNAASYGGGMRICPDADPHDGLLDVVVGGRFDRRTLMRVKPRIYQGTHVTHPLVRSYRARTVELDAEGITTYVDGERAFDLPVRVSAVPAAVRLLR
- a CDS encoding MHYT domain-containing protein — encoded protein: MAEINHFEYGWITPTLSYALSVLGSVIGLVCAGRIRTATGAGQRAWWGLLAAWSLGGTAIWAMHFMAMLGFAVEGTRIRYDVPLTAASTAIAVAAVGIGLAIVGTGRLSAVRLIAGGLFTGAGVAAMHYTGMAAMRLDGTLGYDRARVGLSVAIAVVAATVALWLSMTVRRGLAIAVSALVMGIAVNGMHFTGMSALSVHPHERRGELTGTEVGSLLVPIILAVVFGVVGLVYALLAAPTDDDRAGAAYLAARQDGAVPGAAGEPAPDPVGLRARSTLGQPGTPFPSRRDTGRR
- a CDS encoding zinc-dependent alcohol dehydrogenase family protein, with the translated sequence MRATVIHGPNDIRVEEVPDAAVRTPTDAVVRTVLACICGSDLWAYRGVAKRQPGQRIGHEFLGVVEAVGAEVGSVRVGDLVVAPFVWSDGTCDFCREGLHTSCPDGGFWGSVGSDGGQGEAVRVPHADGTLVKLPNEAAGDQRLLTALLALSDVLATGHHAALAARVRPGATVAVVGDGAVGLCGVLAAKRLGAERVIALGRHAARTDIARSFGATDVVAERGEAAIAAVRELTRGYGAHAVLEAVGTEDSMRTAISIARDGGAVGYVGVPHGGSAGVDIQQMFDRNVAVAGGVAPARAYIPELLADVLNGTVDPSPVFDRSVTLDGVPEGYRAMDERTALKVRITF
- a CDS encoding EamA family transporter — protein: MTPDRSFRPRVTGRLSGGRLGAVGLVLGGALSVQFGSAVAALLFPRTGVAGAVTLRLTIGALLMLAVCRPRLRGHGRGDWAAVVAFGLALAGMNSIFYQAIERIPLGPAVTLEVLGPLALSVVTARRLAAWCWAGLALAGVALLGQGGFDRLDPVGAALALAAGALWAAYIVCSARVGGRFPRADGLALALAVAALITLPVGLVGSGGRLWHPAVLGLGTGLALLASVLPYTLELLALRRLPTATFAVLMSLGPAIAALAGWLVLGQALHPVEVLAIALVIAASIGAVRAGTPAAAPPPAGPGAEGGALVSAAAAPPPAPR